From Mucilaginibacter inviolabilis, a single genomic window includes:
- a CDS encoding GumC family protein: MDNTDILAEKLDFTYKKEEGPSDVRGLIALCLNYWYVFALSIIACLIAGFIYIQYSPNQWSILGKVIVEDEQGTPEKALTNGLNSDLASLFDVKSNADNEVKILKSTSLINRIVSKLNLNIHVLNNSGWKSVEIYENAPFSVFVDYKKKDIRLSQFKIAILSSNTFRIKNSKEDLDMTGEFGKPIQLSQYNLTLNKTDKFKPSGYYKLNIQSKKQAAKDLTDNLAAGLDDKQATVINLQLSYENPDHGELILQTLMEMYLQSNLSNKIRKADSTMKFINARLLVVGDELGKVEKNLEQYKVQNKISDINAQSKALVEGANQYQSKLNDNSVQLAVVNDLYKYVNDANNPQVVPSSLITKDVAFGTAINAYNEMLLRKEQLKLNLTDNSTIIQNLNQQIELARRSLMASIKNYRNSLEVSQQAFRKQNSFIENKISDAPVKERIYLDYSRQQSLKQDLYLFLLQKKEETAISQNATMSSVRILDNAESSEKPFAPKQSLIYLIALFAGIFLPATGLSIKEMLNIRINSKADIEKHTSVPLLGEISRNTNRNKLLIYNDFRSIVSEEIRAVRTNLKYVTEKGKSNVILFTSSMSGEGKSFISLNLGNSIAMSGKKVVLLELDLRKPRLLKNMGVENDHGFTNYVISNEEESIDNLIKPSTFNENFFFISSGPIPPNPTELLMHDRLKTLIEELRTKFDYVIIDSAPVGLVSDALIIEEFVDITCYVVRQNYTYKSQLGIVNDLHKSKKAKHLYLIVNDIELKKNSITGYGHGYGNYGYGYEGIEEKSNALTSIFHKTKEPTT; this comes from the coding sequence ATGGATAACACAGACATTTTGGCCGAAAAACTTGACTTTACCTACAAAAAAGAAGAAGGGCCCAGCGATGTAAGAGGGTTGATTGCTTTGTGCCTTAACTATTGGTATGTTTTTGCATTAAGTATTATTGCTTGCCTGATAGCCGGATTCATTTATATACAGTACAGTCCGAATCAGTGGAGCATATTGGGTAAGGTAATTGTGGAAGATGAACAGGGTACCCCGGAGAAAGCGCTGACCAACGGACTGAACTCCGATCTGGCTTCTTTGTTCGATGTAAAAAGCAACGCTGATAATGAGGTTAAAATATTAAAATCAACAAGTTTAATAAACCGTATTGTTAGCAAGTTAAACCTGAATATTCATGTATTAAATAATAGTGGCTGGAAAAGCGTTGAAATATATGAAAATGCGCCTTTTTCGGTATTTGTTGATTACAAAAAGAAGGATATCCGTTTAAGCCAATTCAAAATAGCTATTCTTAGCAGCAATACGTTCCGCATTAAAAATAGTAAAGAGGATCTGGATATGACAGGTGAGTTTGGGAAACCAATTCAGCTTAGTCAGTACAACCTTACCTTAAACAAGACAGACAAATTCAAGCCTTCCGGATATTACAAGTTAAATATCCAGTCGAAAAAGCAAGCCGCCAAAGATCTGACTGATAATTTAGCTGCCGGGCTTGATGATAAACAGGCCACAGTAATAAACCTGCAGTTGAGTTATGAGAACCCTGATCATGGCGAACTGATTTTGCAAACGCTGATGGAGATGTATCTGCAAAGTAACCTATCCAACAAGATACGTAAGGCTGATAGTACCATGAAATTTATTAATGCCCGATTGCTGGTTGTAGGTGACGAATTGGGCAAAGTTGAAAAGAACCTGGAACAATATAAGGTTCAAAATAAGATATCGGATATCAATGCACAGTCAAAGGCATTGGTTGAAGGCGCTAATCAATATCAAAGCAAACTGAATGACAACTCCGTGCAATTGGCCGTAGTAAATGATCTGTACAAATATGTAAATGATGCCAATAATCCCCAGGTTGTACCAAGTTCATTGATAACTAAAGATGTTGCCTTTGGTACAGCTATAAACGCCTATAATGAAATGCTTTTACGGAAGGAGCAGCTTAAACTAAACCTTACCGATAACAGTACCATTATACAAAACCTTAACCAGCAGATTGAACTGGCTCGCAGATCGTTAATGGCCAGTATTAAAAACTATCGTAATAGTCTGGAGGTTTCGCAACAGGCATTCAGAAAACAAAATTCATTTATCGAAAATAAAATATCTGATGCCCCGGTAAAAGAGCGGATATACCTGGATTATTCCAGACAGCAAAGTTTAAAACAGGATCTTTACTTATTTCTGCTGCAGAAAAAAGAAGAAACAGCCATCTCTCAAAATGCAACTATGTCAAGTGTGCGGATATTGGACAATGCCGAGAGTAGCGAAAAACCTTTTGCCCCAAAACAATCGCTTATATATCTTATCGCATTGTTTGCCGGTATCTTTTTACCGGCCACCGGTTTAAGTATCAAGGAAATGCTTAATATTCGTATCAACAGTAAGGCTGATATTGAGAAACATACCAGTGTGCCTTTGCTGGGCGAAATAAGCCGGAACACTAACCGTAACAAGCTTTTAATATACAATGATTTCCGTTCCATAGTTTCTGAAGAGATCAGGGCGGTACGTACCAATCTGAAATATGTTACGGAAAAAGGTAAGTCGAACGTAATCCTGTTTACATCGAGCATGAGTGGCGAGGGCAAATCGTTTATTTCCCTCAACCTGGGTAATTCCATAGCCATGTCTGGTAAAAAAGTGGTGTTGCTTGAACTTGATTTGCGCAAGCCCCGGTTACTGAAAAATATGGGTGTTGAAAACGATCATGGTTTTACCAATTATGTAATTTCAAACGAAGAGGAAAGCATCGATAATTTGATCAAGCCTTCCACTTTTAATGAAAATTTCTTTTTCATATCCTCAGGGCCGATCCCCCCGAATCCCACCGAGCTATTAATGCACGATAGGTTAAAAACATTGATAGAAGAACTGCGCACCAAATTTGATTATGTGATTATTGATAGCGCTCCGGTAGGCTTGGTTTCTGACGCGTTGATCATTGAAGAGTTTGTGGATATTACCTGTTACGTGGTACGACAAAACTATACCTACAAATCACAATTGGGTATCGTGAACGATCTG